tgcgctctcataaaatattattattagtatgaattttatggagttgcggtgtttaagagaaggcgcataaatatttagtccttacgtttaggtttaggtttaggttttaagagatttatatattactactatgtggctgaatttcccgtgacatcagttttatatttttttttttttaatttgttttatgtaaggttagtttgtttacatcagttctttatctcaaagataaggcttttatttctaccgcaagaactatttaggtatgtatcccttgcaagcacacatgaacttaaattgttttttaatatatgcatgctttattattttctaatagttttcccgtgcatcgcacggattGGCGACTAGTTATCCCAATTATCAAAGACTCCAAGTTTTACTTAGATTCCATTGTGTGTACACAATGGcaattcaagaatttttttaatattttctttggcAGTTGCATATAGAATTAGACACACTAAAATTGGTGTGCCTGTTGCTAACATAATCAAAAACTCAAGCAAGATCATCCAGCATAGCTCCAACCATATTGTACTTATggtattcttttttctttgtttagtttgttgtttttgatgttTTACGGTATTGAATGACTGCTTTGATTTGGTTTGTAACGTAgatttatagtaaaatttgatttagatttttttttttttgaaaggaaatttgaTTTAGATTTAAATATGAAGTAGCAAATATAAATGGTTTATGATCTAGGGGTTATGACTTTAGGTTGGACCAGTAGTACTTTAGACTATTTTTAACctttattttgaactaaaatgatttattttaattagttttcaATTAATTGTAGCATTTGAGATatgaaaagatatatatatatatatatatatatgagatgggttcaagttacacgtgTAACTTCACAAGAGTTACACCTTTTTAAGACCATAGATTTTTCTTAGATCTGATAGTTAGAAAACACTCTTGCTATGTCATAATTATTCCCTAGAAATTAGTGGTTGGCATTAACTCTTCATAttaaatgtagaaaaaaaaaaaaaaaaaaaaaaaacagcattgAACTCTCCCTTGTCCACCGTCATCGTTTTCTCCTTTCTCTGTCACATGTCTTTTTGGTTCTATGCACTTAAGCCTCAATCATTGATTTCTAACACCATTGTTTCAAGGTACTGGAATTAGTGCtataacaacatttttttaagaaacactCATGGCCAAAGTCACAATAATTCTAGAGAACAATTGTTGTGGCTaagtttttctaaaatatttataacCAATTTCGTTTGAGGTCTGCCAAAATAATAGGTCTAAGGGTGAAAATAATTGGAAAAACACTCATGGCTGAGTCTTTCTAAAACACTCTACGTGATAATGTAATCATCTCTTTCACTTAGCttatcataataattatttttaaattattatttcaaaAGGCAAGGATTACAAGGTCAAAAAAGCAGTAGGAACTAGGAATGGAGTTGGCCAAGATTGGTTTTGCAATATGAGAAACCAGATCTACATAGAAAATTCTTCAATTCAATCAAGCTATTTATGAAAGAGGCTactgatgaaaaaaaaaatcggccACAAAGAGTCTTTGCAACAAGACAGGTAACCAATCTGACTTCGTGGTGCTCAACAATTAACATAATACATGGTGGCTCCCCAGAATCATCTATAATCTAGGAGGAGAGAGAACATATAACTCGTTTTTGGTAAGAAATATTGGTTTGGAATGTCTtaaataaatgataataaatGAAATGCTAATTAGAGTATAGTATTAATGAGTCATTTTTTTGACCGTTAGATTTACTTAAATCTAATGGTTTAGAAAATGTGTAATTTtaaagagttacaccaggtgtaacttgaacccatctctctctctctctatatatatatatatttatattttatagaaacAAGTGAAGATATTTAACTGTTGCTACCTATCTAGGACATCCCACATATTAGcaactaataattaaattaaaatttcaagatttagggcctgtttggtaagagatttctaataatattgttgttgttttatggaaatacgtgtgaatgaaaaaatgtatggaaatacgtataatattgtttaaacactaaaaaatgttgtttaaataacattacacgcattttcacatatttttttacccacatatattttcaaaaaatacgaacaatattactaaaataatattatcaagggacaatctcacttttagtccctatgttttgaagtttttccattttagtccctacattttattttttccatttttagtccctaaaaccaatttacgctttccgttttagtcctttccgtcagtcaaccaacggaaatagctgaggtggcagccggaacaattaaaatattataaaaaatgccacatcaccctGACAAATcagcatatatattttaaaaattaatttattaattttaactaaataaaaaaaattaaaaacgaatcatttaaaaaagaaattaaattaaaaaaaaaaaaatttctttacaaTATGTTCTTCCCAGCCATCATGAAGAACAAGTTCTTCCTCAAGGTTGTtgaggaaatttaaaaaatcaagaacatgCCAACATGAGCACAGATCTACAAAATACAAAGACcttcaaagattcaaaacacaaagaacacaaacccaaacccaacccttAATCTCTAGCAAACCCAGAACATCAAACCCATACAtttcaaacccataaaatcaaatccataaaacaaacccataaacatcaaacccataaaatcaaATCCTCCataaaacaaacccataaacatcaGCTCTCACTATCTCAGCTCAACCTCCCAATCCATTATCGCCGCCGTGCTCTCAACCCACTACCCACAAACCTCACGCCTCCTCCCTCATCAAACCCCGAAAAATTTGCTGACTGAAGAGACCCAAGCTCTTCACATGGCCATGAAACCTAAAACCCACAACGGAAATGGCAACTCCAGCAACAACAACGGCGGCGGAGGAAGACATGGTGATTAGTATGGTGGCTGCTTGATGTTAACCTCAGCTGtcatatttctctctttctctctgcaCCTCTCTTTGTTGAGTTATCTTCGATGTCGGCGGCTACCTCATCGTTTGCCCCAGCAGCAGCTATATCAACCACAGCTTTACCGTTTTGGAGAGCCACACAAGACCGAAGCACTCACTCGCCTCCAAGTGGGCCGATGGAAAGCCCAGCAAAatgattttgttgttatttttgggGGTTTGATTTAACATTTAGCACATGAGTATTTGATGTAGATTTTGATTTGTTGTATTATTGATGGAAATGAGGTTTTGATGTAGATTTTGTTGGTTGGTTGATTAGGAAATAGAATATGTTTGTTTGGGttggttgagatgagagaatagTTTGCTTGGTTTGATGATCTCTAAGGTgttgaatttgggttttttcttcttgttttcatttatgTCTTAATGatctgggtttgagttcttaggttgctgggtttgtgttcttgtgatggatttgagttcttggttgttgggtttgatttgggaagaacatgaagaacaagttgtaaaatgaagaacaatctgaagaacatgaagaacaatcttaattaaggtgaattttgatttttaattctgtttttattttttttatttagttaaaattaataaattaatttttaaaatatatatgctgATTTGTCagggtgatgtggcattttttataatattttaattgttccggctgccacctcagctatttctgttggttgactgacggaaaggactaaaacggaaagcgtaaattggttttagggactaaaaatagaaaaaataaaatgtagggacaaaaatgaaaaaacttcaaaacatagggactaaaagtgagaTTGTCCCTATTATCAAATGAGCCCTTAATTAACCCTTTGATCTCAATGTACGAGCaagtgaataaataaattactgGCACCTCTGATTACAGAGTCCGCTGTAGCAAAGTAAAGTTGGATTTCCGGCCTTCGCAAGAAGGTCCCGGGTTCGAGTCCCGGCAGCggaataatttttattactccGTATTATTTTTCACTATagggaaattttgaatttaccCCCAAGCTTTTAAAAATCTGTAGAAAGAGCAAGCGCGCCTCGGTCAATTAACACACAACGGTTTAGCTATAAGCCAgtcaaacaaattaaaaagtcaaaaaccctaaattttacACTATAGAAAAATCTCTAAAACCgcaatttttttggttcatcaATGGCGAACCTTCCGATCCTCCAATTCGAGGAGCAAATCGTAGAAACGGTGGACCGGAACCCGGTGGTGGTGATTATCGGAGAGACCGGTTCGGGGAAGAGCACCCAGCTCTCTCAGATTCTGCACCGCAGAGGCTACACCAAGTCTGGAATCATCGGCGTCACTCAGCCTCGCCGAGTCGCTGCAGTCTCAGTCGCCAGGTAGAGTTTCCAAGAATTCTTTCTTCACTTGTTAGAATtggggttttagggttttgtgatgGCCGTTTGatgtgaaaaaagaagaagaagaaggaagttgATAATGATATTGTTGTTTATTAAAGTTGTTTATGTAAAATCGTTTATGCTCTGTTTGGCTTCTTGGAATGTTGAGGAAATGAAAAGAGGTTAGAATTATGAATGTTGCCTTTTCCAATAGTAAGGATTGAATTCAACTGAACTCAGCCTCATACTGCACTAATTTGCTTAGTTAACTCAGGTTTCACTTAACCATCCTAACTATACCCCAAATTATAatttgcaccctaaacttttAGAATGCACGGTTTGCACAGTCcgtgttacactttgcacccacTGTCAATTCTGCTGTTATCTGAACGGCATCACATAAAAGGACCTAATTGCCCCTCTTCTCAATCccttaaaaataaatgagaaataacACTTTAccaccaccctaaactatactctTGATTACACTGTGTACCCTAAACTCTGGTTTTCCATCCAAGATAATGGCAGAATTGATGGCGAGGTGCAGAGTGTAACATGAGTTATAATTTAGGGTGCTAACTGTgcattttgaaagtttagggtgcaaagtgtagtTTGGTGTGTAGTTTAAGGTGGTAAATTGTAATTATCCCCAAGTGTAAATGGTGCTGGAGACAATTATATAGAAAATGATGCCCAATCATgttattttgttgatttgtttCAATTCCTTGGCAACATAATAATGGATATAGGTTATGCTGCACATGAGAGGACAAGAAATCTGAATTATTGCCTAGTTGTTGCCCTAGCTGGCTGTGCTAATTCTGGTTTTGAGAAGTGTCTTTGTGGTTCATTCACTCATAATAATGTATCTTCTTAAGAAACATCTGAAGTGTAATACAATATCttgtaaaactttatttattttttaattgggtttTTGGTGGTTCCTCATTATATGATTTAATGTCCACAGACGGGTTGCTCAGGAACTTGGGGTTCATCTTGGGGATGAAGTGGGATATGCCATCCGATTTGAAGACAGAACCTCGGAAAGGACTCATATTAAGTAATGCATTTACTTTTGATTAAATGAGATTGACTTCAATTATACTTGTCATTTGACTCTTGTTGAGTGTTTTGGTCCCTTATTATGGTTTTTTGAACTGCCCAGATATCTAACTGATGGAGTCCTCCTTCGAGAAAGTCTGTCCAACCCAGAGCTTAGCCAGTATTCAGTAATCATATTGGATGAAGCTCATGAGAGGAGTCTGAACACGTAAGATTTAACTCTCTATGCCTTGTTCTATGCCATTTCTGTGTTGAATGTTGTGCTATTAGTCTTTACCATATGATGTTCCtagattttaaataatgtgAATTTCCATGTGTTTCAACTTTTGATGCATACTGGTTTGCCTATATTGCATTTTGAGTACACACTACAATTATGGACATATTCTTTTGTCAGGGACATATTGCTGGGACTAATGAAACGCTTGGTTAGAATGCGTGCCTCCAATTTAAAGGTTCTTATCACTTCGGCAACTCTTGATGGTGAAAAAGTAtcaaattttttctcaaattgcCCCATACTAAGTGTCCCAGGGAAGTTATACCCTGTAGAAATATTGTACAGCAATGAGCGCCCTACCAGCTATCTTGAAGCATCTTTGAAAACAGCTCTTGGTATGATTTAACTATTTGTCTACTCATATCATGATAATGTACTATAAATTTGAGTATCCTGTTTCTGTTGTTTATAGATACATTTGGTCTTGCTTTCCTGTGGTGTATTCATGGAATATTTGTTAAATGGTAAttcagaggatgatgaccaagATTCCTAATATCAGTATATCGGTAGTAGTAACTTGGTGAATCAGATATTGGTTGACCTGATTGGGTTGGAGTTTGGATTAGCTAAATTTCTAATATTCtgcaatatctttttttttgattgtatatgttacttgttttgttttgttctctaTTATTCTCCTTCATCTGTTACAGAATGAAGTTTtcaaattagtttaatttttttaaagtttcattCCTTTTCAACTTTAAGTGATTTGATCTAGAtgttttatatactttttacctttttttgaGTTTGCATTAATAGGTAATAAGCTTTTTGAGCTGCATCTTCCTGCTGATTTTAGGCTTCTAAGCACCTTcaagataaaaggaaaaccaTTCAAATTTTCTTGTTTACATTTCATGTTAACCTTGATCTgtgaatacatttttttttctatgctaTGGCTGTCCATTCATTTTGCTATAATTTCAATCTTGGACTAGATGATGAGGTCTTATTGACCATTTTTTTTACAGACATACACATTCGAGAACCAGAAGGTGATGTCCTAATATTCATGACTGGACAGGTGAGCTTTTATATTTTCtcatttcttccttttttgggGTGTATGGGTCACTTTTGTGACTTCTACTTATGGagtataattatttatttgaattcttCTTGTACCGTGGTTCTTTTAATCGAAAAGGTTGCATTTTATACAGGATGATATAGAGAAGTTGGTATCAAAGTTGGAGGATAGAGTTCAAAGTCTTGAGGAAGGATCTTGTTTGGATGCCATAATCCTTCCCCTTCATGGTTCTTTGCCACCTGAAATGCAGGCAGGTTTTTTCATTCTTGTgtgttttaaatttcttgatgAAACTTGAATCATGTATTAATATTTCCTGCTTTTAAGGTATCTCCTACTTTAGGGTTGTTCTAGACCAGCTAACCTTCAGATTTTGTAGTTTGTATCTGTAGCATTAGGaaatgagaacaaaatttatagtcctttccaaaaaaagaaaagaaaaaaagcatgTGGTTCCATTTTATTTCCAGAACATAATGCATCATATAAACACTTTTAACTGCAATGGGTTGTTTATCTTTGTTAATAGTTTAACATGATAAATGTTTTAGTGATTAACTACTGAGTAGTTGGGTTGTTAAATGTGGAAAACAAGAGCCTTAGTGTTTTTCATTAATAGGTGTGTGATTTTATGCCCTGCCTAACTGGAATCCTGATTCTGCATTTATACAATCATATCAATGTGGTGAAGTCTTATGATTAAATGGGGTTTTTATGAGATTTTATTGGAAGTATTGTTGGTTATCTATTACTACTTTAAATCCTAAATGCATCTGATTTCAAATAACATGATTATGGGATTTTCTATGACTCTGCAGGTGCGTGTATTTAGTCCTCCTCCTCCGAATTGCCGGCGATTTATTGTTGCCACAAATATTGCTGAAACTTCATTGACAGTTGATGGTGTCGTGTAAGATACTTGATACTtgtatcaaatttattatttgacaaTTACATtcattctaaaaatttattatttggcaACTACATTCATTCTgttatttatagtttatttatgCAACGTGTGTTCCATCTATTTAAGATTAAAGAGACACCCTTCCCCCCCCCTTGTTTGCACCCCCTTCCTTCCGCTCTCTCTGTatctatttttatgaaattcagtCAAGTTTTCCTCTTATAGCTATGCTTTGCTTATTATGATCCTGTATATTGATTGTGCCATAATAGGTTGGTTACACAGTTCACTGATATTtccaaattttgtattattgatAGGTATGTTATTGATTCTGGTTATGTCAAGCAACGGCAATACAACCCATCAACCGGCATGTATTCCCTTGATGTTGTTCAAATTAGCAAGTAAGCAGTAAATCTCATGAGCTGTGGTCCCCAACTGATTATGCTACCCCTTGTGATTGAGTTTATGTCCTGTTAGAAGTTTCTTGATTGTGCCTGAATAAAATACCTTTTATAAATTAGAAAAGGTGATTGTTTTAGCCACAATGTAGATGTGGCATGTTAAAGAAGAAATGATTCAAGGCTCAATTCTTACTTTAGGCCAAAGGTAGAGCATTGGAGATCAGATAGGCTGTAGTAATTGTCCTTTTTTTGATCAGCAGAATACTTGTTTGTAGTAGCTATCCCTATAGATGATTTTCTGTACTGCCTAATTGATTGTGCTAGTTGCACTTATTGCTTATCATTAAACATTGGGTTATATAATTGCAGAGTGCAAGCTAATCAGCGGGCAGGTCGAGCTGGAAGAACACGTCCTGGGAAGTGCTATCGGTTATACCCTTCCATACTTTATAATGATGACTTCCTAGATGTAACAGTTCCTGAAATACAGAGATCTTCTCTTGCTGGAAGTGTTCTTTATTTGAAATCATTGGACCTCTCTGATATGGATATTCTCAAGTTTGAGTTTCTTGATCCCCCTTCCTGTAAGAAGGAATTTTTTCTTCGTTTTCTTCAATGTTCATGCATACAGCTGGGGTTCCTTGGATAAAGTCATAAAATCTGGTTGGCTTTGCTGCAGCTGAGTCTTTAGAAGATGCTTTGAAGCAATTATATCTCATTGATGCGATTGATGAAAATGGGATGATCACAAGTATTGGACGAGTAATGGCTGGTAAAAGATTCTCTGGGactgttataacttataagcaTGTAGCCATCATCTTGTAGAATATAAGTATTttagtaatctcaaattatcaTCACCAtaattactttaaaattttttttttttttcaccatcaATGGCGTAGCTAATTCTTATTTATCTTTCTAATTTTACACTGAAATCATTTGAACACCATTTTTTAGTGATACTTAAGTCTTATTCATCATCATCCATTCCCTTACCAGTGTCATCATAGAAGGTGTTTCTGATGGTGCATTTGATTATGATTTATCTGCCTAGCATTTATTCCTTGAGAAACTACTTTGACAGCTTTTCtccatttttgaaattatttctaTTTGCATATGAACATTCTATGTTCACTGAGTATTTTCTGTGAATTATGCAGAGCTTCCACTAGAACCTTCACTCTCAAGAACCTTAATGGAGGCAAATGAGTGTGGTTGCTTATTCCAGGCTTTGACTGTTGCTGCCATGTTATCAGCAGAAACTATGTTGCTTCCTGGTCGAAGGTGAAGTcctagaaatattataaaagtttTTCCTGTTATCTCCAAGATTTTACATGTAGTAGCTAGCTAGTCAACACTGCCTTCTTTTGAACAGTGGGCACTGCATGTCTAATATGGTTAGGTCTACAAGTACTTAGGGGCCCCTCTTCTCAATTAAAAATACTCAGGGCTAGTTTTTGTAGGACTGCAATGGCGTTGAGAGACAACCCTTGGGTTGCTTTGCAAAAGCTGCCTAGAAAAGCCTAAATTGCTTTAAAGAAGCTACAAAAAATCCCTTACCAAAAAGGCTGCATGGAAATATACAGCCTTTTAAATGCTAAATCACCCTTGGAGAAGCTGTAAAAAGCGCTACCTAATGGATCCTCAGCCATTGTGAATTAAGAAGCAGTTTTATCAGTAACATCACAATAGCTATTTATTGAAGTTTTATGCCTCTGCAACTTTTCATGTGGCCCTATGAATTTTCTTTGAGATGATAATATCTTTGTCTCCACTTGCAGCAAGAGTACTGAGAAAAAGAGGAAACACACTCACTTGGACCTTCCTGATGGATCTGGCTGGGGTGATCACATCCAATTGCTTCAGATTTTTGAGGAATGGGATAGAACTAACTATGATATTGGTTGGTGCAAAGACCATAACTTGCAGgtactcttttattttctttctcagaAAACATGCAATACTTAGCTGCCTGTATGAGATGAGTCATATCAATCATGCAAGACTAAGCTCTTGAGGTGAAGTTACACCACACAAGCATCATGAACTTACAGCCATGAAGTAGGGCAGATCCTTGTGGACTCTTCATCTTATATTACATGAATCCTTTCATTAGTTGCTTTTCTTGGACAAATAAGAATCTGCTGTGAGTACTTGATGAGCATATATGGTTGTCATTATTTTTCCAGT
This genomic stretch from Quercus lobata isolate SW786 chromosome 3, ValleyOak3.0 Primary Assembly, whole genome shotgun sequence harbors:
- the LOC115982274 gene encoding probable pre-mRNA-splicing factor ATP-dependent RNA helicase DEAH4, with amino-acid sequence MANLPILQFEEQIVETVDRNPVVVIIGETGSGKSTQLSQILHRRGYTKSGIIGVTQPRRVAAVSVARRVAQELGVHLGDEVGYAIRFEDRTSERTHIKYLTDGVLLRESLSNPELSQYSVIILDEAHERSLNTDILLGLMKRLVRMRASNLKVLITSATLDGEKVSNFFSNCPILSVPGKLYPVEILYSNERPTSYLEASLKTALDIHIREPEGDVLIFMTGQDDIEKLVSKLEDRVQSLEEGSCLDAIILPLHGSLPPEMQVRVFSPPPPNCRRFIVATNIAETSLTVDGVVYVIDSGYVKQRQYNPSTGMYSLDVVQISKVQANQRAGRAGRTRPGKCYRLYPSILYNDDFLDVTVPEIQRSSLAGSVLYLKSLDLSDMDILKFEFLDPPSSESLEDALKQLYLIDAIDENGMITSIGRVMAELPLEPSLSRTLMEANECGCLFQALTVAAMLSAETMLLPGRSKSTEKKRKHTHLDLPDGSGWGDHIQLLQIFEEWDRTNYDIGWCKDHNLQVRGMLFVKDVRKQLSQIMQKIAKGSLDVRANGRWKEGEQDYRNLRKALCIGFANQLAERMVHHNGYRTLGFKPQVVQVHPSSVLKPDDEGKLPEYVVYHELIATSRPYLRNVCAVEIHWVMPILNKVKKINVNKLSGGTDLTVEGTEGKLSDLPKKEVNIAGVPDDHESRIQAARDRFLARKAKK